In the Gammaproteobacteria bacterium genome, one interval contains:
- a CDS encoding PrkA family serine protein kinase, which translates to MSIFESYRQRFDQHLQEEYTLQEYLELCKKDPLVYATAAERMLAAIGEPELVDTSQDTRLSRIFSNKLIARYPAFSEFYGMEEAIEQIVSYFKHAAQGLEEKKQILYLLGPVGGGKSSLADRLKILMEKLPIYAIKDSPVFESPLGLFDVNEDSEILEQDFGISKRYLNKIMSPWAVKRLNEFGGDITQFKVVRVQPSILNQISIAKTEPGDENNQDISALVGKVDIRMLEHYAQNDADAYSYSGALCRANQGLMEFVEMFKAPIKVLHPLLTATQEGNYNGTEGLSALPFEGTILAHSNESEWQAFRNNKNNEAFLDRVYIVKVPYCLRVSEEIHIYDKLLHNSSLAESPCAPSTLEMLAQFSVLSRLVVPENSSIYSKMRVYDGESLKDTDPKAKSYQEYRDYAGVDEGMRGLSTRFAFKILSRVFNFDQTEVAANPVHLLYVLEQQIEREQFPQDLHDRYLEHIKAFLVPNYVEFIGKEIQTSYLESYSEYGQNIFDRYVTYADFWIQDQEYRDPETGENFGRASLNEELEKIEKPAGISNPKDFRNEVVNFVLRARAQNDGNNPEWVSYEKLRTVIEKKMFSNTEELLPVISFSAKASEEDEKKHANFVSRMVEKGYTEKQVRLLCEWYLRVRKSS; encoded by the coding sequence ATGAGTATTTTCGAAAGTTATCGGCAACGATTTGATCAACACCTGCAGGAAGAATACACGCTGCAGGAATACCTCGAACTGTGTAAAAAAGACCCCCTGGTTTACGCAACTGCAGCGGAACGCATGCTTGCCGCAATCGGTGAACCCGAGCTGGTGGATACTTCGCAGGATACGCGGCTAAGCCGCATCTTTTCCAACAAACTGATCGCACGCTACCCGGCATTTTCAGAATTCTACGGTATGGAGGAGGCAATCGAGCAAATCGTTTCCTACTTCAAGCACGCCGCGCAGGGACTGGAGGAAAAGAAACAGATTCTTTACCTGCTGGGCCCGGTGGGCGGCGGCAAGTCATCGCTTGCTGATCGCCTCAAGATTCTGATGGAGAAACTGCCGATCTACGCGATCAAGGATTCTCCCGTATTCGAATCTCCGCTGGGATTGTTTGATGTCAATGAAGATTCCGAAATCCTGGAACAGGATTTCGGAATCTCGAAACGCTACCTCAATAAAATCATGTCACCCTGGGCGGTCAAGCGCCTCAATGAATTCGGCGGTGATATTACCCAGTTCAAAGTGGTCAGGGTTCAGCCTTCCATCCTGAACCAGATCTCCATCGCCAAGACCGAGCCAGGTGACGAGAACAACCAGGATATTTCGGCGCTGGTCGGCAAAGTCGATATCCGCATGCTCGAGCATTACGCGCAAAATGACGCCGATGCCTACAGTTACTCGGGGGCGCTGTGTCGCGCCAATCAGGGTTTGATGGAATTTGTCGAAATGTTCAAGGCCCCGATCAAGGTACTGCATCCATTGCTGACCGCAACCCAGGAAGGTAACTACAACGGCACCGAGGGACTTTCCGCGTTGCCGTTTGAAGGTACCATCCTGGCGCACTCTAATGAATCCGAGTGGCAGGCGTTTCGGAACAACAAGAATAACGAAGCCTTTCTCGACCGGGTTTATATCGTCAAAGTGCCTTATTGCCTGCGCGTGTCCGAAGAAATTCATATTTACGACAAGCTGTTGCACAACAGTTCGCTGGCAGAATCCCCGTGCGCGCCGAGTACCCTCGAAATGCTCGCGCAATTCAGTGTTTTGTCGCGCCTGGTCGTGCCCGAAAATTCGAGTATTTACTCGAAGATGCGCGTCTATGACGGTGAAAGTCTCAAGGATACCGATCCAAAGGCGAAGTCTTACCAGGAATACCGTGACTATGCCGGTGTCGACGAGGGTATGAGGGGTCTTTCCACGCGTTTTGCATTCAAGATCCTGTCGCGGGTCTTTAATTTCGACCAGACCGAGGTAGCCGCGAACCCGGTTCATCTGCTTTACGTGCTCGAACAACAGATCGAGCGTGAGCAGTTCCCACAGGATCTGCATGACCGCTATCTTGAGCACATAAAGGCCTTTCTGGTACCCAACTACGTCGAGTTTATCGGCAAGGAAATCCAGACCTCTTATCTCGAATCCTACTCGGAGTATGGACAGAATATTTTCGACCGCTACGTCACCTATGCTGATTTCTGGATCCAGGACCAGGAATACCGGGATCCGGAAACGGGCGAAAATTTTGGACGGGCATCCCTCAACGAGGAGCTGGAGAAAATTGAAAAGCCCGCGGGCATTTCCAATCCCAAGGATTTCCGCAACGAGGTGGTCAATTTCGTATTACGTGCCCGCGCCCAGAACGACGGTAATAACCCGGAATGGGTGAGTTACGAAAAACTGCGTACCGTCATCGAAAAGAAAATGTTCTCCAATACCGAAGAACTGTTACCGGTCATTTCATTCAGTGCAAAAGCTTCCGAGGAAGACGAAAAGAAGCATGCTAATTTTGTTTCGCGCATGGTCGAGAAGGGCTATACCGAGAAACAGGTACGCCTGTTGTGCGAATGGTACCTGCGGGTACGGAAGTCCTCTTAA
- a CDS encoding YeaH/YhbH family protein, whose translation MAQLIDRRPNAKNKSTVNRQRFLRRYKTQIKKAISEQISERSITNIDSGESVSIPTRDISEPTFRNDKGGVREGVYPGNKEFAPGDKIKRPLNQGQGKGRRASDSGEGEDEFVFEISKDEYLDMLFDDLELPNLKKNQLRKMTKSKTVRAGFTNDGVPTNINIVRSLRSALSRRVAMGAEPRRQLHELEDELQALEQEVGGDEIKRLALQEEIEALRSRIQKIPFIDTFDLRFNNFVQRPEPTAQAVMFCLMDVSGSMDQETKDIAKRFYILLYLFLTRSYRDVDVVYIRHHTQAKEVDEEEFFYSRETGGTIVSSALELTRDIITQRYPPTDWNIYAAQASDGDNWNDDSPVCEQILAKQLLPQLRYYAYVEITRRDHQGLWDHYTHLLESHDNFAMQHIREYEDIYPVFREFFRKHTQ comes from the coding sequence ATGGCGCAACTCATCGACAGAAGGCCGAATGCTAAGAACAAGAGCACGGTAAATCGGCAGCGATTTTTAAGGCGGTACAAAACGCAGATTAAAAAAGCGATCTCGGAGCAGATTTCCGAGCGTTCGATCACCAACATCGACAGTGGCGAAAGCGTGTCGATCCCCACCCGTGATATCTCGGAACCCACTTTTCGCAATGACAAGGGTGGCGTGCGTGAGGGCGTTTACCCGGGCAACAAGGAATTTGCACCGGGTGATAAGATCAAGCGCCCGCTCAACCAGGGACAGGGAAAGGGTCGACGTGCGAGTGATAGCGGTGAAGGCGAGGACGAGTTTGTTTTTGAAATCTCGAAGGATGAGTATCTCGACATGCTGTTTGACGATCTCGAGTTGCCCAACCTGAAAAAGAACCAGTTGCGTAAGATGACCAAGAGCAAGACCGTGCGCGCTGGTTTCACCAACGACGGTGTGCCGACGAACATCAATATTGTGCGTTCGCTGCGCTCGGCGTTGTCGAGGCGCGTCGCCATGGGCGCCGAACCCAGGCGACAGCTGCACGAACTCGAAGACGAACTTCAGGCCCTGGAACAGGAAGTCGGTGGTGACGAGATTAAACGCCTTGCGCTGCAGGAGGAAATCGAGGCGTTACGCAGCCGTATCCAAAAGATTCCCTTTATCGATACCTTTGACCTGCGTTTCAATAATTTCGTGCAGCGTCCGGAACCGACTGCGCAGGCGGTCATGTTCTGCCTGATGGACGTGTCGGGGTCCATGGACCAGGAAACCAAGGATATCGCCAAGCGCTTCTACATCCTGCTTTACCTGTTCCTGACGCGCAGCTATCGCGACGTCGACGTGGTGTATATACGTCATCACACCCAGGCCAAGGAAGTCGACGAAGAAGAATTTTTCTATTCACGCGAAACCGGGGGCACGATCGTATCGAGCGCGTTAGAACTGACCCGTGATATTATCACGCAGCGTTACCCGCCGACCGACTGGAATATTTATGCTGCCCAGGCGTCTGACGGCGATAACTGGAATGATGATTCTCCGGTTTGCGAACAGATCCTGGCGAAACAACTGTTACCCCAGTTACGCTATTACGCTTATGTTGAAATAACCCGGCGCGACCACCAGGGATTGTGGGACCACTATACCCACCTGTTGGAAAGCCACGATAATTTTGCCATGCAGCATATTCGTGAATACGAAGATATCTACCCGGTATTCCGCGAGTTTTTCAGGAAACATACGCAATGA